A window from Entomoplasma freundtii encodes these proteins:
- the pheS gene encoding phenylalanine--tRNA ligase subunit alpha — protein MKNKIQELALAFEHQSQEIKTLTDLEKVRLHFFGKESPLNIILKQLKTLTPEERQKIGQEANQLRNHMTEVLNKKREELNDQEWKEKLAKDKIDFSFPGFALPLGKLHPLNLVMNEIKTIFRELGFLIVEGTEIETDEFNFQKLNLPLGHPARDMQDTFYLDSETVMRTHATNMTARYLTNVADNSHDNEVPTLAVLSAGNVFRRDDDDATHSHQFMQVDGFAIGPKISFANLKWVLQSLCQRLFDQEVKIRLRPSFFPFTEPSVEVDISCFKCRNENHGCEICKQSGWIEILGAGMINEQVMSLNGLNPKTTTGLAFGVGIERIAMLKFGVNNIRAFYENNLKFLEQFRFYGM, from the coding sequence ATGAAAAATAAAATTCAGGAATTAGCCCTTGCTTTTGAACACCAAAGTCAGGAAATTAAAACTTTAACTGATTTGGAAAAAGTGCGTTTACATTTTTTTGGAAAGGAATCGCCTTTAAATATAATTTTGAAGCAATTAAAAACATTGACTCCAGAAGAACGCCAAAAAATTGGTCAAGAGGCTAACCAATTGCGAAACCACATGACTGAGGTTTTAAATAAAAAACGCGAAGAATTAAATGATCAAGAATGAAAAGAAAAATTAGCAAAAGACAAAATTGACTTTTCTTTTCCTGGTTTTGCGTTGCCCTTAGGAAAACTGCACCCTCTTAATTTAGTGATGAACGAAATTAAAACAATCTTTCGTGAGTTAGGCTTTTTGATTGTTGAGGGTACGGAAATAGAAACTGATGAATTTAACTTTCAAAAACTAAACTTGCCTTTAGGACATCCAGCTCGTGATATGCAAGATACTTTTTATTTGGATTCTGAAACTGTAATGCGTACTCATGCTACCAATATGACTGCTCGCTACTTAACAAACGTTGCGGATAATTCTCATGATAATGAGGTACCGACTTTAGCTGTTTTGTCGGCTGGAAATGTCTTCCGTCGCGATGATGATGATGCAACTCATTCTCACCAATTTATGCAAGTCGATGGTTTTGCTATTGGACCCAAGATTTCCTTTGCTAACCTTAAATGAGTGTTGCAATCACTTTGCCAACGCCTTTTTGACCAAGAAGTTAAAATCCGCTTACGTCCCAGTTTTTTCCCATTTACAGAACCGAGCGTAGAAGTGGACATCTCGTGCTTTAAATGCCGCAATGAAAACCATGGTTGTGAGATTTGCAAACAATCAGGGTGAATTGAAATTCTTGGAGCGGGAATGATTAATGAGCAAGTAATGAGTTTGAATGGGTTAAATCCCAAAACTACCACAGGCCTAGCTTTTGGCGTTGGAATCGAACGTATCGCAATGTTGAAATTTGGTGTTAACAACAT
- a CDS encoding ABC transporter permease, giving the protein MRLIINSYLKTFVKHWASALGVLLFIIMLGAIVLGMMSTPLQMNNKILRIKAQSETYNYRIQDKNKYSQDFDYHYFVLNGHKYTNNIEDQPSLLNQLDGYEPIKPEDLNQLLINLRTGADGFTFPQTIFSPSLYLALDQILTEELNNSSWNWADLLAKYDNEKLINSSDISLATETLSQLQNKVNSFLAVAQSSANIPVVINLKPNKAMNYLDHIVDIFVNDLETNVKADKWITIEEDAALTETRTLFIINEFLKANGVAPLETGPIDYDALKIAIKNSPNVKNSHSLALTGIMILQANFRSLLWSNYQNNISYFVLSQTINNPKNQWANFDHQPRYALDNSVEFGLARNLPGAWTPDFSTDMRSIETSSPFNKPILERGEKPTWNSQGSINTGGEIVVNESFLKGNKIKLGDKLKLPPSPFGTNVSVIDREAFRVGNELSMTIVGTALKYDELTPGPNFTSFVQPFKNYTYSYLPGNYLETYIHASYVYSTAIPKGGTNIGLRVKTLQGKSNLPRVLELNPAKGESVYEDSTVAIVPFSKVLTISKLNMIKIQVVIYTILGLVSLVLAFIFINFVIKKEINETRRQLGIFKSFGYTTPELSLIFAIKTLITISIGIIFGWLCSFPLQVYMASNFLNSVMFTYQKIYFGWGLILVIFIGVPALFMLVSYLITIRYLRQPALALINNMASKSLKSPHIGPISKALKRHDKGFEYRLSQSFVKASKGKFVVVQILFAFSALIYTLMFGAQAIMYQAIEQGFSLIKKDTDHQYLWQNKNSLTIDESSDNKFTLNDIEDYEENKINYIDYSDYATVNEAMTTNPDLQTYFSDSRFRFRVLTDALSNSIAKSEGIDNWVLMPKDVAIDIIQGNKINIANVFDPQNQYFVYRLLTFKALNEPLDNKFAPIIQEMVANNSGYKGNYQDFLTSFGKGADAWLNISDLINTEKRKASLALTFFGLTAQTKGATPQESLANNILLTDLSRIFSMFFANQYILEQLRGLLGLANGNIDPNISEDEITTALTQIYENAKKPDNPLYGYDPRDSSYWNMQNNPLINTFSRLPNTEDNKPKNEGIIDVIGDMNATLLGILTAGMLSKSTEKLLDEPVLNFNNFFFNKTKENLQLLLNVIPQNSDIGATQIDLVDAQKTRFGDVRRQYNFDGVTASQYEKLTIKPEGKNTFNGIIPYAIARQFNVEIGDKLTFYTNTSVREEINIIVVGINRSITIPISTYWLIFVDYNLFADNMFSNDFKKAINFNDNSVLSQYFFNTIISEESMLHGTFDIKAIGQSLNSFSFGGNQLVMNVKPSTNVFGPLIKQLATLLGVDENKQNARSQDSLIDVNLNDAIEIDNKMNLVTNPMMMNIDTQKMVAFPFNIARNGFANFATTMGDLMTIFLLLQSLLLTIILCVVMNIIVDEASTIILTLRAIGYSQKEINWIIMGPYVVGIIISFILAYAFSNIIWKVFLIVAAEQWDIIVFFPFDWKGLVIPILVLGLIMFIGWLASNYQVNRRPLTQITNLV; this is encoded by the coding sequence ATGCGTTTAATCATCAATAGCTATTTAAAAACTTTTGTAAAACATTGAGCCTCTGCTTTAGGCGTTTTATTATTCATCATTATGCTCGGAGCGATTGTACTCGGAATGATGTCTACTCCTTTACAAATGAATAATAAAATTTTGCGTATTAAGGCACAATCAGAAACTTATAATTACCGAATTCAAGATAAAAACAAATATAGTCAAGATTTTGATTATCACTATTTTGTTTTAAATGGTCATAAATATACTAATAATATTGAGGATCAACCAAGTCTTTTAAACCAGTTAGATGGTTATGAACCAATCAAACCAGAAGACCTAAACCAACTATTAATTAATTTACGCACTGGGGCTGATGGTTTCACTTTCCCCCAAACCATTTTTAGTCCATCATTATATTTAGCTTTGGACCAAATTTTAACCGAAGAATTAAATAATTCTAGTTGGAATTGGGCTGATTTATTGGCTAAGTATGATAATGAAAAGTTAATAAATTCAAGTGATATTAGTTTAGCTACGGAAACTCTAAGTCAACTCCAAAATAAAGTTAATTCATTTCTAGCGGTGGCTCAGTCTTCAGCAAATATCCCAGTAGTGATAAACTTAAAACCTAACAAAGCGATGAATTATCTTGACCACATCGTTGATATTTTTGTCAATGATTTAGAAACTAACGTTAAAGCTGACAAATGAATCACAATTGAAGAAGATGCGGCTTTAACTGAAACACGAACTTTATTTATTATTAATGAGTTTCTTAAGGCTAATGGCGTGGCCCCATTAGAAACGGGTCCAATTGATTACGATGCTTTGAAAATAGCTATTAAAAACTCTCCGAATGTTAAAAATAGTCATAGTTTAGCACTTACTGGAATTATGATTCTGCAAGCTAATTTCCGTAGTTTGCTTTGAAGTAATTATCAAAACAACATCTCTTATTTTGTCCTATCGCAAACAATTAATAATCCAAAAAATCAGTGAGCTAACTTTGACCACCAACCGCGATATGCCCTAGATAATTCGGTCGAGTTTGGTCTAGCTCGTAATTTGCCTGGAGCTTGGACGCCTGACTTTTCGACTGATATGCGTAGTATTGAAACAAGTTCACCATTCAATAAACCAATCCTTGAACGTGGTGAAAAACCGACTTGAAATTCACAAGGAAGCATTAATACTGGTGGAGAAATCGTTGTTAACGAATCCTTTTTAAAAGGAAATAAAATTAAATTAGGCGACAAATTAAAATTACCCCCTTCGCCCTTCGGCACAAACGTTAGTGTTATCGACCGCGAGGCTTTTCGGGTTGGTAATGAATTGTCGATGACAATTGTTGGCACCGCTTTAAAATATGATGAATTAACGCCAGGACCTAATTTTACAAGTTTTGTTCAACCATTTAAAAATTATACTTATTCTTATTTACCTGGAAATTATTTGGAGACTTATATTCATGCTAGTTATGTTTATTCGACAGCAATTCCCAAAGGCGGTACTAATATAGGCCTACGGGTAAAAACGCTACAAGGGAAGTCTAATTTACCACGCGTTCTAGAATTAAATCCTGCTAAAGGAGAAAGTGTTTACGAAGATTCCACGGTCGCGATAGTTCCCTTTTCAAAAGTTCTTACGATATCAAAATTAAACATGATTAAGATTCAGGTTGTAATCTATACTATTTTAGGATTGGTTAGTCTCGTATTAGCTTTTATCTTTATTAATTTTGTAATTAAAAAAGAAATTAATGAAACCCGTCGTCAATTAGGAATTTTTAAATCCTTTGGTTATACAACACCCGAATTATCATTAATTTTTGCCATTAAGACATTAATTACTATCTCTATCGGCATTATTTTTGGGTGACTTTGCTCTTTCCCATTACAAGTTTACATGGCCTCAAATTTCCTAAATAGTGTTATGTTCACTTACCAAAAAATCTATTTTGGTTGAGGCTTAATTCTTGTTATCTTTATTGGGGTGCCTGCTTTATTCATGCTTGTCTCTTATCTAATTACGATTCGTTACTTACGTCAACCAGCGCTTGCTTTAATTAACAATATGGCTTCTAAAAGTTTAAAGTCACCTCATATTGGACCAATTTCCAAAGCCTTAAAGCGTCATGATAAAGGTTTCGAATACCGTTTGTCGCAAAGTTTTGTGAAGGCTAGCAAGGGAAAATTTGTGGTTGTGCAAATCCTTTTTGCCTTTTCGGCTTTGATTTATACTTTAATGTTTGGCGCTCAAGCGATTATGTACCAAGCAATTGAACAAGGCTTTTCACTAATTAAAAAGGACACTGATCATCAGTATCTATGGCAAAACAAAAATTCCTTAACAATCGATGAATCGAGCGATAATAAATTTACTTTGAACGATATTGAAGATTATGAAGAAAATAAAATCAATTACATTGATTATAGTGATTATGCAACTGTAAATGAAGCGATGACTACCAACCCTGATTTGCAGACCTACTTTTCGGATTCGCGTTTCCGCTTTAGAGTCTTGACAGACGCTCTAAGTAATAGTATTGCTAAATCAGAAGGTATTGATAACTGAGTTTTGATGCCTAAAGACGTCGCTATTGATATCATTCAAGGGAACAAAATAAATATCGCCAATGTTTTTGACCCCCAAAACCAGTATTTCGTTTACCGACTTCTGACTTTTAAAGCTTTAAATGAGCCTTTAGACAATAAATTTGCTCCAATAATCCAAGAGATGGTAGCTAATAATAGTGGTTATAAAGGAAATTATCAAGATTTTTTAACAAGTTTCGGTAAAGGTGCTGACGCTTGGCTTAATATTTCAGACTTAATAAATACCGAAAAGAGAAAAGCAAGTCTCGCTTTAACCTTTTTTGGTCTTACAGCCCAAACAAAAGGAGCTACTCCGCAAGAAAGTTTGGCAAATAACATCTTGCTAACCGATTTGAGTCGAATTTTTTCAATGTTTTTTGCTAACCAATATATTTTGGAACAGCTAAGGGGACTTTTGGGTCTTGCGAATGGCAATATTGATCCAAATATTAGTGAAGATGAGATTACAACTGCACTTACACAAATTTATGAAAATGCCAAAAAGCCTGATAACCCGCTTTATGGTTACGACCCTCGTGACTCTAGCTATTGAAATATGCAAAATAATCCGTTAATTAATACCTTTTCTCGCTTGCCGAATACCGAAGATAATAAACCTAAAAATGAAGGCATTATCGATGTAATTGGGGACATGAATGCGACCTTGTTAGGAATCCTTACTGCTGGAATGTTGTCAAAATCAACCGAAAAATTACTTGATGAACCAGTACTTAACTTTAATAATTTTTTCTTTAATAAAACCAAAGAAAATCTCCAGTTACTATTGAATGTCATTCCACAAAACTCCGACATTGGCGCTACACAAATAGACCTAGTCGATGCCCAAAAAACTAGGTTTGGAGACGTGAGACGCCAATATAATTTTGATGGTGTTACTGCTAGCCAATATGAAAAATTAACTATTAAACCAGAAGGAAAAAATACTTTTAATGGGATTATTCCTTACGCAATTGCAAGACAATTTAATGTTGAAATTGGTGACAAATTAACTTTTTATACTAATACATCGGTTCGGGAAGAAATAAACATTATTGTTGTGGGAATTAATAGGTCGATTACGATTCCTATTAGTACCTATTGATTAATTTTTGTGGATTACAATTTATTTGCCGATAATATGTTTAGTAATGACTTTAAAAAGGCAATCAACTTTAATGATAATAGCGTTCTTAGTCAATACTTTTTTAATACTATTATTTCGGAAGAATCAATGTTACATGGAACCTTTGATATAAAGGCTATCGGTCAATCGCTAAATAGTTTTTCTTTTGGTGGTAATCAGTTAGTCATGAACGTTAAACCTTCTACTAATGTTTTTGGCCCCTTAATTAAGCAACTAGCTACTCTCCTAGGTGTCGATGAGAATAAACAAAACGCTCGGTCTCAAGACTCATTGATAGATGTAAATCTTAACGATGCTATTGAGATAGATAATAAGATGAACCTTGTCACAAACCCGATGATGATGAATATTGATACACAGAAAATGGTTGCTTTTCCGTTTAACATCGCGCGAAATGGTTTTGCCAATTTTGCTACCACAATGGGTGATTTAATGACTATTTTCCTCTTATTGCAATCATTATTATTAACAATTATTCTTTGTGTTGTCATGAACATTATTGTCGATGAAGCTTCAACCATAATCTTGACACTACGCGCCATCGGTTATTCACAAAAGGAAATCAATTGAATTATTATGGGTCCTTATGTGGTAGGAATTATTATCTCCTTCATTCTAGCTTATGCGTTTTCAAATATTATCTGGAAAGTCTTTTTAATTGTTGCTGCTGAGCAATGGGATATTATTGTTTTCTTCCCCTTCGATTGAAAAGGTTTAGTTATCCCAATCTTAGTCTTAGGACTCATTATGTTTATTGGTTGGCTAGCATCAAATTATCAAGTTAACCGTCGTCCACTAACTCAAATCACTAATCTTGTTTAA